One Dioscorea cayenensis subsp. rotundata cultivar TDr96_F1 chromosome 15, TDr96_F1_v2_PseudoChromosome.rev07_lg8_w22 25.fasta, whole genome shotgun sequence genomic region harbors:
- the LOC120277488 gene encoding probable calcium-binding protein CML41, giving the protein MLALANIVLMKPSKWLYKKSMKLTRGQACKSIQPNKWKEHKRNKVEQLQQVFQYLDNDKDGKISAEEIQRFFAGVGEEVPVKVAKAAIDGLDSGGDGKLEFEDFVALMEMKRNGSSDGDGDGDDDEVLKMAFEVFEGRGEGIRGRITAEGLQKVLRRVGEEKSLRECKAMITAYDLDGNGEIDFHEFHCMMTLL; this is encoded by the coding sequence ATGTTAGCATTGGCAAACATAGTGTTAATGAAACCATCCAAATGGTTGTACAAGAAGAGCATGAAGCTCACAAGAGGACAAGCATGCAAAAGCATACAACCAAACAAATGGAAAGaacacaaaagaaacaaagtagAACAACTTCAACAAGTGTTTCAGTATTTGGACAATGATAAAGATGGGAAGATCTCAGCTGAAGAGATTCAAAGGTTTTTTGCAGGAGTTGGTGAAGAAGTTCCAGTGAAGGTTGCAAAGGCTGCCATTGATGGACTTGATTCAGGAGGTGATGGGAAGCTAGAGTTTGAGGACTTTGTTGCTTTAATGGAGATGAAGAGGAATGGAAgtagtgatggtgatggtgatggcgATGATGATGAGGTGTTGAAGATGGCTTTTGAGGTGTTTGAAGGAAGGGGAGAAGGGATCAGAGGGAGGATTACTGCTGAGGGGTTGCAGAAGGTGCTAAGAAGGGTCGGGGAGGAGAAGTCTTTGAGGGAGTGTAAGGCCATGATAACAGCTTATGATCTTGATGGTAATGGTGAGATTGACTTTCATGAGTTTCATTGCATGATGACTTTACTTTGA
- the LOC120278156 gene encoding protein DA1-related 1-like, producing the protein MGWLKKIFKGSTHGTCEGQYRGKYDVNVVWNEPSKTSEGPSQYKDEDEDEDLDHAIAVSLSEEECKGKAIDKKPQIEEDEQLARALHDSLNASYPFNNIGQIYRPSPFSFLSTFRRCAGCHREITDGRFLSCMGAIWHPECLRCYGCNNPISDNEFSVHGNRPYHASCYRELRQPKCDVCKSFIPSNVFGLIEYKAHPFWQQKYCPSHDYDHTPRCCSCERMEPRDMKYITLDDGRKLCLECLDSVIMDTNECQPLFQFIKEFYEGLNMKIEQQIPLLLVERQALNEAMESERNGTHHLPETRGLCLAEEQIVSVISRRPTIGPGNMITDILTRPYRLVRQCEVTAILILYGLPRLLTGTILAHEMMHGWMRLQGFRGINHAVEEGICQVLAHMWLEAEIAAGSSSNSASSSSSSSSSSSSSSRPTRKGIRSQFEKKFALFIKYQMESDTSQAYGDGFRAGLRAVQTYGLRQTLNHIRRTGIFP; encoded by the exons ATGGGTTGGCTTAAAAAGATTTTCAAAGGATCCACACATGGAACCTGTGAAGGACAATACCGGGGGAAGTATGACGTTAATGTTGTTTGGAATGAACCCTCCAAAACATCG GAAGGGCCATCACAAtataaagatgaagatgaagatgaagatctAGATCATGCAATTGCAGTTTCTCTATCTGAAGAAGAATGTAAGGGAAAAGCAATCG ATAAGAAACCACAGATAGAGGAAGATGAGCAGCTAGCAAGAGCTTTACATGATAGTTTGAATGCTAGCTATCCATTCAATAATATTGGTCAAATTTATCGACCATCACCATTTTCCTTTTTATCAACATTCAG AAGATGTGCAGGATGCCATAGAGAGATCACTGATGGACGCTTTCTGAGCTGTATGGGTGCTATTTGGCACCCGGAGTGTCTTCGCTGCTATGGTTGTAACAATCCAATATCTGATAATGAG TTCTCTGTTCACGGGAATCGACCGTACCACGCTTCTTGTTACAGGGAATTGCGCCAACCCAAATGTGATGTTTGCAAGTCGTTT ATTCCGTCAAATGTCTTTGGTCTTATTGAATATAAAGCTCACCCTTTTTGGCAACAAAAGTATTGTCCATCACATGATTATGATCATACTCCAAGGTGCTGTAGTTGTGAAAGAATGGAG CCAAGAGACATGAAATACATTACACTCGATGACGGGCGGAAACTCTGCCTTGAGTGCCTAGATTCAGTAATAATGGACACAAATGAGTGCCAACCTCTTTTCCAATTTATAAAAGAGTTCTACGAAGGTCTGAATATGAAAATCGAACAACAAATTCCTTTATTGCTTGTCGAGAGACAAGCACTTAATGAAGCCATGGAAAGTGAGAGAAAT GGAACTCATCACCTTCCTGAGACAAGAGGTCTCTGTCTGGCAGAGGAACAAATTGTCAGCGTT ATTTCAAGGAGGCCAACAATAGGTCCTGGGAACATGATCACCGATATCTTGACCCGTCCATACAGACTTGTCCGGCAGTGTGAAGTAACAGCCATACTAATTCTATATGGACTCCCTCG CTTGCTTACAGGGACAATTCTAGCCCATGAGATGATGCATGGTTGGATGCGGCTTCAAG GGTTTCGAGGTATCAATCATGCAGTTGAGGAAGGTATCTGCCAGGTATTAGCACATATGTGGCTTGAGGCAGAGATTGCAGCAGGATCAAGTAGCAATTCAGCATCGagttcatcatcatcgtcatcgtcATCGTCCTCATCCTCGAGGCCGACAAGGAAAGGCATAAGATCTCAGTTTGAGAAGAAATTTGCTTTGTTTATCAAGTATCAAATGGAGTCTGATACTTCACAGGCGTACGGTGATGGATTCAGAGCTGGTCTTCGAGCCGTTCAAACATACGGCCTTAGGCAAACACTCAATCATATTCGTCGGACTGGAATATTTCCATGA